The stretch of DNA CAACGTGTCGGCGATATCTACAGCACGCCGCGGGCTGCAAGTTCCCACATCAGTGGATGGACCCAGGTCGCCGAGCTTGCGAAGGAGGCCGGCGTCGAGGTGATCAACTGCAGCCCGACCTCGCGCATCAAGGACTTCAAGCGACGCGGTCTGGCGGAATGCCTGAGCGAGCTGACCTAGCTTTAGCGCAGTCGCGCGGTTGAATTCGCCGCATCCGCGTGTACTCTCAAAGAGTTCTCGCGACGTGCGCGTTTCCTCCCGCTCGTAGCAGCCCCTAGTTCAATGCCTACCGGCACCGCTCATCGGATTCGTGTCGCATGCCCACCGACGAGTTCAGGGCTCGGTTCTTGGACGGCACGGCTTGACGCTCTACGAGGCCATCACACAGCCGTATCTTTGGGCAGACAGCCACGCGCTGATCGTGCTCGCGGCGGCGGTCCTCATTCCGACCTTCGGAACCGGTGCCGCGTGGATCGGTCGCGGAGGCAAAACCGACAAGGACGGCCTCTTCATTGCTAACGCGCTCTTCGGTTTCTCGCTCTTCGTCTTCTCGCTGTCGTCCGTCGGTGCGTTTGTCGCCACGTCGATGCTTGAACTGGACCTCTTCGAGGGCAACTTCCTCGTGATGGTTTCGCCACTCGTCTGCCTGGTGTTCACGGCGTTTGGCGTTTTGCGGGTCTTTCCGTTGTCGCGACTGTGGAGCACCCAAGTTATTGTCGACATTACCGCGGTTGTACTCGCCTGCTGGGCCATCTCTTGGTTCATGGGGAAGTTCGGCGGCTGGTACACTCGTGCGGGTGGGGCTGCCCCAGCGTTCGGGCCGGATCCGCGGCGATTGGGGACTAATCGAGGAGGCGCGGTCGAGAAGAAACCGGTGCAGGTCGATCAGGGGCCTGGCGGGAATGACGCCTGCCCGTGCGGGTCTGGGAAGAAGTACAACAAATGCCATGGACGGTGATGTGCCACCTCTTCTGCCTACTCCTGACATGATCACGATCGAGAACCCCCACATCAGGGTTATGGTCGATCCGACCCATGGAGGGCGGATCGACTCGATACGCACGCCGGACGACGCCAAGGACTGGATTTATGCGTCGAGTGATGCAGGTGCGCAGGCTTCGCCCACCGGTACAGACTACGACGATTTGTGGGCTGGTGGTTTTGAAGAGCTCTTCCCCAGTGATGCTCCTGGTATGTTCGAAGGTCGCGCACTTCCCGACCACGGTGAGCTGTGGAATTCACAACTCGAAGTGCGCGACCAGGACGACCTGAGCGTTGATATGGTTCTGCATTGTCGCTCGGTGCCGGCGCGCTTCGAGAAGCGGATAAGTATAGAGCCAGATTCGGCCCGTGTGTC from Longimicrobiales bacterium encodes:
- a CDS encoding SEC-C metal-binding domain-containing protein encodes the protein MTLYEAITQPYLWADSHALIVLAAAVLIPTFGTGAAWIGRGGKTDKDGLFIANALFGFSLFVFSLSSVGAFVATSMLELDLFEGNFLVMVSPLVCLVFTAFGVLRVFPLSRLWSTQVIVDITAVVLACWAISWFMGKFGGWYTRAGGAAPAFGPDPRRLGTNRGGAVEKKPVQVDQGPGGNDACPCGSGKKYNKCHGR